ATGGAGTGGAATATGCTCCTTCCTTCAAGTACAGGCCGTATTGAAGCCTGTCGGCATTGACGGTCGCAGATTTATTCTGCAGCGTATTCTTCACGGGGCCTATGCCTATGTGTTGACTTTAATACTGTGGCGACCACTAATCATCTTACTGCCTGGCGCTCTTCCCGCCTATAAGGAAATGAACCACCCGCTAATAGGCCGGATGGAAGCAGCGCTTCCGAACTGGCAGCTTGCGGCTGGCTCGCTACGTATTTCTATGTGGTTATTGGTCTTACTCATCATCTTCTTTGTTGCTATCTCGCTCACATGGAGAAGAAGCAGCCGACAGTGAGATCTACCTGGTTCATTGTGGCTTTGGCATATCTTCGTATTTCTTTCTTAATGCTTGCTCAATTTCAACCGGAACCAGATCCCCAAGATCACCTTTGAAGTAGGCAATTTCCTTGACTACGCTTGAGCTAAGATAAGAATATTTAGGGTTCGTCATCATAAAGATCGTCTCGACATTATGATTAAGTTGGTGATTCAAGGAAGCCAGTTGTAACTCATATTCAAAATCCGTAACCGAGCGGATCCCCCTAACGATGACGTCCGCTTTGCGATAATCCACATAATTAACGAGTAGATCACGGAAGCTGTCTACCTCAACATTAGGCAAATGGCCCGTTACTGAAGAGATTAGCTCTTTACGCTCCTCAACCGTAAAGAGCGGTTTCTTACTCAAATTGTTCAACACAGCTACGATGAGCTTGTCAAACTGACGGGAAGCCCGCTGAATGATGTCCATATGTCCATTGGTAATAGGATCAAAGCTGCCAGGATATACGGCGATCCGCGGTGCTTTTTGCTGTTCCATAAGTACTGTTTTCCTCCTTAATATGACGGGGGTGTCCTAGTCTGAACTTCTACGGCTCATACCTGTATATGGATACGGAAGTTTCTCCGTATTCCGCTTTGCGCAGCTCTGTAAAATTACCGAAGCAGCTTGGATAGACATAGGAAGATTCATACTCCAACACAACCGTCGCGCGATCTTCAAGCAGCTTAAGCTCGTCCATCGCTTGCATCAGCTTTTCCCCAAACTTAAGCCGATACGGCGGATCAAGGAACACCAGCTCAAATGCTGCTTCACGCTTAGCCAGCACCTTCAATGCTCTTTCCGCATCATTCTTATAAACCTCTGCACGTTCCGCCAAACCGGCGGTCTTCAAATTGGCGCGTACAACCTCGATGCTCTTGTTATCGAGATCCACGAATACCGCCTTGTCCATACCGCGACTGAGCGCTTCAATTCCTAGTCCGCCCGTCCCCGCAAAGAGATCAAGCACGGCACCACCGTCAAAATACGGCCCGATCATGCTAAACACGGCTTCCTTCACTTTGTCTGTTGTCGGTCTTGTTCCCATCCCGGGAACTGCCTTCAGTGTCCTGCCCCGGGCACTGCCCGATATGACTCTCATGCTAGTTCACACACCCTTGCACAATGCCGCTCTATTAAAAGGTAATTCAAAAGTCCACTTGAAAACTGGACTGTTTGAACACAATCTATATAGAGCAATTATATAAATTTTCAGGCTCAAAAAATGCCTGTCGATATCGTACCATAATCCTGCATAGAATGAAAAATGTAATTTCGAATTACTTTTTAAGGATATACATGTATAAATCGCCGAGGCCCGGGCAAACTTGAACTATCGACATCACCAAATGTCGTAGACAACCGCGGAGAAGACTTACGTTTCCCCATAAGCTCTTCGTCCGGTTTCTCCTCTCCCATGATTGGGGCCCTCGTAAGGGGGCCCTGACTTTTTTATGTCAAATTCATCCTTCCACGATCTCCTGCTTATCATTGGTAATTAAAATCTTTTCTCGTATTATGCAATATTCCTTTCAAAGGTAACTATCCAGTCCATTGTCCATCTTGCACACTAAAAAACCCCCCTGAAATGTGACTCATTACTGCCACTTCAGGGGGATTCTTATTAATACTTCGTTGTCGGCTCAGACACCAACTTACATGTTAAACCAACGCAATTCGCCGCCCTTGAGCTCTAATTCAAAGCTCTTGCCATTAGCGTATACTGTCGTGTTGCGCGGCTCCGCGATATTATTGACGACGCAATACGTGCCTGTCTCCGGATAGACATGGATCTCCGTATGCGCATCAGAACTAAACCAATTGTGCAATTCGTGATCTTTACTGCATGACCATAATATTGCACGATGCAGCAATCGAGCATTCTCCGCGCTATATGGTAATCCACCAATATAGACAGAGCGACCACCGAAGTAGTTATTGACTGCAAACTGCACTTCTTTATCGTTGCAAGCTAAAATATCGGCGCTCGTCGCATATACATTTTTCTTGCCCTCTCCAAAATCAATGTCACCATCCATATCGGCGGTAATAAAGTGAGACGACTTCACGTCCCAATTGTATTTATCGTAACCGAGGGTGAAGCCGTGCTCCAGCTCTACGCCAAGAGCATCGCCTAGTTGGAAGAAGCGACCTTGATGTTGAACAGCAGAAGGTTCGCCTACCCCGATAAAGCCGCCTCCGCGAGCAATAAATGCACGGATCTGCTCAACAATGTACGGGTCTTTCCAATTATCGCCGCCAGTATGTGCAGTGTCAGCGTCACCGATGTTAATAATGACATCGAAATCATTTAACAGTTGCGGCTGCTCACGAATGTCATCAAAGCTAATGAAGGACACATCGAATGGAGCACCACTCAAAATTTCAATAATACCCGCATAGCTGTAGTTTTGTTTCTGGTACAGAGCATGATGCACCATATGACAGCCCCAAGAGCGCATTTTACCCCAGCAGTTTAGAACAGCGACTCTAGCAAGGCATAGCGGCTTCGTGCGAGCTTTTTCATATAAATCGCGGAATTCATCAGCAACTTGCGTTACATAATCCACAAAGTCCGGGAAGTCCAGCGCCAGCTTCAAGTAACCGCCATAACCAATCCGATCTACAGGCTTACGCAAAATAGCTCGTCTTGCCGTTAACCAGTTCTCTTGAGCTTCTGCCGTTGGATTACCACCAGGATGGAACGTATCAGGGAAGAAGTATGGCAAGAAGCGCCCTTCTGTATATTTCACCCCAGGAATATCACTAATTAACCGCAATGTCGAACCATTACCAACACTACCCACGACTGCATCTAGCCCGATGGATTTGAACTCGTCCATATAAGGCTCTGTACCAATGAAGTGGTCACCTAAAAACATCATCGCTTCACGGCCTTCTTCATGGGTAATATCAACGAGCTCTTTCGCTAGCCCCGCAACCTCGCGACGTTGGAAGGCCATAAAATCCAAGTATTGTTTGGATGGAATCCGATACTGGTTGTTGTAATAACCTTCATCAATAATATATTCCGGACGGAACTTATAGCCAACTTCACGCTCGAACTGGTCGAGAATATAAGGGCTGACGCTAGCGGAATAACCGTACCAGTCAACGTATTTCTCCCGGCGTAGTTCATCGAATATCAGCGTGAACTGGTGGAAGAACGTTGTGAATCGTACTACATTTACATAGGACTTTTCACGCAAAAATTCACGCAGTCTGCCTTTAGAGTATTCCCGTGTCTTAGGCTGACGTACGTCAAACGTAATTTGTCGTTCAAAATCTTTCCAGTCATTAACGACAGC
The window above is part of the Paenibacillus lutimineralis genome. Proteins encoded here:
- the coaD gene encoding pantetheine-phosphate adenylyltransferase → MEQQKAPRIAVYPGSFDPITNGHMDIIQRASRQFDKLIVAVLNNLSKKPLFTVEERKELISSVTGHLPNVEVDSFRDLLVNYVDYRKADVIVRGIRSVTDFEYELQLASLNHQLNHNVETIFMMTNPKYSYLSSSVVKEIAYFKGDLGDLVPVEIEQALRKKYEDMPKPQ
- the gnpA gene encoding 1,3-beta-galactosyl-N-acetylhexosamine phosphorylase, translated to MHKQNQSKQNRGRLTIPTDLDVVGETLKTMELWGADAVRDADGTTFPQELVDCGAKIYATYYTTRKDNNWAKANPDEVQQCYISTKFVAATDATLSIRLLEGISEDLLLVNNRDDIYRWWEVIDRTTGEVVPTNHWSYDEASGCVIINNTTPYHEYSVSFLTYLIWDPVHMYNAVVNDWKDFERQITFDVRQPKTREYSKGRLREFLREKSYVNVVRFTTFFHQFTLIFDELRREKYVDWYGYSASVSPYILDQFEREVGYKFRPEYIIDEGYYNNQYRIPSKQYLDFMAFQRREVAGLAKELVDITHEEGREAMMFLGDHFIGTEPYMDEFKSIGLDAVVGSVGNGSTLRLISDIPGVKYTEGRFLPYFFPDTFHPGGNPTAEAQENWLTARRAILRKPVDRIGYGGYLKLALDFPDFVDYVTQVADEFRDLYEKARTKPLCLARVAVLNCWGKMRSWGCHMVHHALYQKQNYSYAGIIEILSGAPFDVSFISFDDIREQPQLLNDFDVIINIGDADTAHTGGDNWKDPYIVEQIRAFIARGGGFIGVGEPSAVQHQGRFFQLGDALGVELEHGFTLGYDKYNWDVKSSHFITADMDGDIDFGEGKKNVYATSADILACNDKEVQFAVNNYFGGRSVYIGGLPYSAENARLLHRAILWSCSKDHELHNWFSSDAHTEIHVYPETGTYCVVNNIAEPRNTTVYANGKSFELELKGGELRWFNM
- the rsmD gene encoding 16S rRNA (guanine(966)-N(2))-methyltransferase RsmD, whose protein sequence is MRVISGSARGRTLKAVPGMGTRPTTDKVKEAVFSMIGPYFDGGAVLDLFAGTGGLGIEALSRGMDKAVFVDLDNKSIEVVRANLKTAGLAERAEVYKNDAERALKVLAKREAAFELVFLDPPYRLKFGEKLMQAMDELKLLEDRATVVLEYESSYVYPSCFGNFTELRKAEYGETSVSIYRYEP